Proteins from a single region of Centropristis striata isolate RG_2023a ecotype Rhode Island chromosome 9, C.striata_1.0, whole genome shotgun sequence:
- the angptl1a gene encoding angiopoietin-related protein 1a: MQGLMWSLCALLCLSLWEESYCRSSREARRTKEPSLHRSKRAPIDPDAKKCSYTFLVPEQKIIGPICASTTGPEPDKDRVTRMDIADVREVLNKQRREIETLQLVVDVDGNLVNEMKLLRKESRNMNSRVTQLYMQLLHEIIRKRDNSLELAQLENRVLNVTSEMMRLASRYKELESRFATMAGVVNNQSVLISALEEQCLRTLGRSELPVVPPLVQVVPQNLPVNNRFTNEIQRDNNNRAFPRGSRLDSPTVSPFGINPPPPQGTLTSEGPFKDCFQVRQAGHTTSGMYLLKTDGSDRLIQAWCEHGLDNGGWTVLQRRRDGSVNFFRNWENYKRGFGNIDGEHWLGLDNIYNLGKQGDYKLMIELEDWTGKKVYAEYSSFHLESESEGYRLRLGTYQGNAGDSFSSHNGKHFTTLDRDKDAFSGNCAHFHKGGWWYNACGQTNLNGVWYSGGVYRSKFQDGIFWADYGGGFYSLKSARLMIRPID; the protein is encoded by the exons CCTGATGCCAAAAAGTGTTCCTACACCTTCCTTGTACCGGAGCAGAAAATCATAG GTCCAATCTGTGCCAGCACCACGGGCCCAGAGCCAGACAAGGACAGAGTGACCCGTATGGACATCGCAGATGTGCGGGAGGTTCTTAATAAACAGCGGCGTGAGATTGAGACGCTGCAGCTGGTGGTGGATGTGGATGGTAACTTGGTGAATGAGATGAAGCTGCTGCGGAAAGAGAGCAGGAACATGAACTCCAGGGTGACCCAGCTCTATATGCAGCTGTTGCATGAGATCATCAGGAAAAGAGACAACTCTCTGGAGCTGGCCCAGCTGGAGAACCGCGTCCTCAACGTGACCTCGGAGATGATGCGACTGGCTTCGAGGTACAAGGAGCTGGAGTCCAGGTTCGCCACCATGGCCGGGGTGGTGAACAACCAGTCCGTTCTCATCTCTGCGCTGGAGGAGCAGTGTTTGAGGACGCTGGGACGCAGTGAGCTTCCTGTGGTTCCTCCTCTGGTTCAGGTGGTTCCTCAGAATCTACCCGTTAACAACCGGTTCACCAATGAGATACAGAGGGACAACAACAACCGAGCCTTTCCTAGAGGATCACGCTTGGACTCCCCCACTGTGAGCCCATTTGGCATAAACCCTCCACCACCACAGGGAACACTTACCTCTGAGG GTCCCTTCAAAGACTGTTTCCAGGTGCGACAGGCAGGCCACACCACCAGTGGGATGTACCTGCTGAAGACAGATGGCAGTGATCGGTTGATCCAAGCCTGGTGTGAACACGGCCTGGACAACGGAGGATGGACCGTGTTACAAAGGAGGAGAGACGGCTCTGTTAACTTCTTTCGGAACTGGGAGAACTACAAG AGAGGATTTGGAAACATAGACGGCGAACACTGGCTCGGCCTGGACAATATTTACAACCTGGGGAAACAGGGCGACTACAAGCTGATGATAGAGCTGGAGGACTGGACGGGGAAAAAGGTGTACGCCGAATACAGCAGCTTCCACCTGGAGTCAGAGAGCGAGGGCTACCGGCTGAGGCTGGGCACCTACCAGGGCAACGCCGGGGACTCCTTCAGCAGTCACAACGGCAAACACTTCACCACACTTGATCGTGACAAGGATGCATTCTCTG GTAACTGCGCCCACTTCCATAAGGGTGGCTGGTGGTACAACGCTTGCGGCCAGACCAACCTAAATGGCGTGTGGTACAGCGGGGGAGTTTACCGCAGCAAGTTTCAGGATGGGATCTTCTGGGCCGACTATGGAGGAGGTTTCTACTCTCTCAAGTCCGCCCGCCTCATGATCCGGCCCATCGACTGA